The DNA sequence tttctcttttcactaggttatgtgggatgtggttcctagcttgttgctcctcagtttcagcatttgactttaaaactttagtctccctaccttagatgactgcttttatgctacttcccattttcctctgttgtcattttgagtaaaaggttagcaaggctatgacattaaagaaatgttcatttttttctgtgttggagttttctgaatgcaatttcctgtTACGAAGATCCCCTGGATGATCCGTGGACACATCTGaatatcccatcaccatttataacatttgaaaggacaagtaatatgctaagttacaaagaaatttagtgatgttttaaaaaaatttctgcttaggttttattatcaggtagtttattgctgttttttggaaacgattgtttttgtcctttccagaatatgttaattgtcatttctcttattgcttgtgcattttcttcaagcagtctttcctttcagatttcttgctatatatttagtggtttgcagaaataagatgatgtagcctcttagtttctaaattcagccaatagccaaatttaaattggagttctaagatgttttctggtgagtgaaagtggcatatcttagtacaaagattatgcatttaatattgtttcctcagatttcttttgaatagtcattgtttctagactttatcctggttatttagaattgtcaagtaaatgattttgagtacacacacacacacacacacacacacacatacacatacacacatctttgctgtgaaataaggtacatatcttagtgtttttatgtcagaggctatttatgaaatatcactaccaattaaatttaaaaggcttgttaacctttacttatttttaatcctataaattattatcctgaaccagaatgttattaaattctcacttggttatgattctgactgttgttttaggaatgctgtttctattgagcagatgtttgacatcaaatttgatcttttttctctcttctaggtaaaagatagagtatatcaaggtaaatttttaggtttcttaaacttgtaataaccctttgtattggtgtttgatgtgtgttttatgtatgttagaagtagatacagtgacttttaatgtctattatcttttttacctcctgaaaattttactattcctaggttgctagcatggataatagagtagatgatgatggttccaactctgagataggagataaagaggaggaacaaattgtggatagggagatgatgataagttttaatttggggcagattaactttgaatattgatgtaatgcagatgtattacatttgaagagtatttctatgctaatgatttaatcatgcattaagtaattgagtagataatttgaagaatggtaatgtgaatcagtatgttttcatttctgtttttctttgcaaagaattaaatgattccattttcggaaaagaaagtgttttgagaaggggggaatatcaaactacaacactttactgtattttccatctgtgaaataagcttaaattgaaatatcattttggatgggaggggttcctgggattgaactctggggcactctactgagccacatcgccaaccccctatatttagagaccaagtctcacttagttgcttagtgtctcgctcttgctgaggctggctttgaacttggaatccttctagctcagcctcctgagccactgggattacaggtgtgcaccactgcacccagcaaaatatcattgttcttatatttttcttaaattctaataatttttatactcttattgctaataagcatagattgctttttaaaagcataatagttatgctaagaagtatttcctcatagtaccatataacatgtctttgcttttagtagattgagtaattgaatttcatttagtgattgtaataatcttgtgtatttcccccttttagtcaatgaacagcaaatttccaaaaaggtgaacaatttcatgaaagaaaatgaagaactaatgcagaaattgtcaaattatgaacagaaggtataattatttttttgtttctttctcccttggttctagcttgaatcattcctacctgttttaatttaaaaatcatattttaaaatttttgtttcattatttcctacaaatcacccaaattctaaacagtcatatgtattaagtactgatttcttctggaaaggatcatttgtctggaagtaacttgtatggtagcactataatttgtgtatcttaattctgaatgctttatttacatagatgaaggaatcaaagaaacaggtccaagagaccatgaaacaaaatatgattctttctgatgaagcaactaattataaggtaaaaatcccttctttggggggaattacattctaaactcaaaagtaaatgtaatgagtgagtaatcgTGACAcctttttttccaggataaaatgaagcttcttgaaaaagctaaagaacttctggatgagggagctaaaagtcttcatgttatgttagaatctgagagagaacagaaagctaagaatcaggacttggtaagagttttgctgctaagtattactgcaatttggcttttgaaatattttgtaaaattggttaagttgaacttagtccagctgttaactaaagtaagattaggagtcaaggaagttgaacccacttctgcccattttgtggaacttttaagtactgatacaacaacttaaaaaatttttacttacatattttattttcaatttctataagtttctgtaattacataaaagttgcaaaagatggtagagagtgtgttctgaaatatcctacccccaagtaagcttgatcacctagctgaggtagtatttatcagatttctccactgtaaaaattctttccaatccttttcatattgtattctttggaagttaccatgcacagcccacagttaaagtatgaagagctacaagctcaggatgcagctcatggtagagcacttgcctagcatgcatgaggcccaggattcaatcccaggcattgcaaacaaagattgcagatttatgtccacttccttaaggagcaagtatctttataattttttttggaattcttctgtatgtgagattagtctattcttccttaaattttatcattttttacttcagataagaaaattttaaaaatgatcttgggaaatttttttctctatcactagaaaaaaaattactaatttgaactggtttacttgaaacagtaattaattagttaattttctatgctttaaaacattttatttacttattgcattatgattttctatactttgaactttttttctggttatctcataaacagtaaggttgtggatgccatgaaatatttatgacttcattttccctcatctctttcagttcttgattttttgcttagtccaaagctggatcccctgcatttacctgaaatgtaatgggatggcttgacaaaaattttgttgtgtttatcttttttaatatatatgtatgtgtacgtacacaaacacacacacacacacacacacacacacacacacacatatatatatatcagtatttctactgaaatcctaatgcatattttgtgttctgttttcacctggcagataatggaaaataagaaatctatagagaagcttaaagatgtcatttcagtaaatacttctgaactttcagaggtaaagctgccaactattgctaacggatattagtactacatcttagttttgttgcggaccaaaaatttgaggtgtgctaaaatgtgcaaaaaatgagaactatatgatgtcttgtttgggaaagtataactttgtttcttctttggaattaattcactaactgtagtgtttttcattagcttcaaattctccttactgaagctaagcttcgtgaagagaaggtgaagttgaaatgctgtcagcttcagaaagaaaataccatgcttaagaaggagaaagagcaggtaaagaaaatttgatgtcatacataatgtaaactagagaagtgaatatcattatcttgtatctttcttggatctgtttctgaggtaaggaattttcatgtaggaccttttctagatatgcaaagtttaaacaatgctccccaaattgagtgcatatatatggtctccatctgttttggatttttggattattgcttttcttatcaaatgtcaatcagttattaacttgcatagcctcaaagaaactttttaaaccagaaaattaagtattttatgatcctcttttgaatagttactgattcaccggccaagggaagattacatgataaggaatctaaatttaggagacagtcatatgtgcccagccattcctgctggagataaattatttgaattggcagcaattttctggggaatgcaataaacagggtcaacttcctgatagctctgatgttcttactgcagctgtgagagttggggccactctgccctcttccttaaccaaggtctcaaccccctcgattgaggcaggccaccgaggagtatggctctctatttctttgtctaagtcttgtagtcctgatatatccagtgcagaaacccctccctaacccataggaattcatgtgttttgacttttcagttgcagcaggaagtaaaagactggagtacatcacacgctgagctcagtgaacaaatgaaatcatttgagaagacccagaaagatttacaagtagctcttagtcaaaaagatgatactattaatgtaagtttatactccaaatacatgtttcatctcatgaattctcctgaaatcttctgaattaaaatcgagagtcttccaaccttttgcttcttttctaggctttgaCTGATCACGTCACACAGTTGAATCGGtttcaatgtgaatctgaatctgaggatcaaagtcaagatgagtcagatgaattaaccaatggagagttagcaggtaacatcagtctcagggaggttgaatccttttttgctttcctgtctttaattaagtatacagatgccacGTTTCAGCTGgcttaatttcttcttaagcttcagggttgtagacacatatcactggatctatagatatgtctgttgcattggcagaggtgggttgttggggtataatgtagcaataggcatgtgaagaacactgactttttctatcctattgaaaactaggaagtacactgcagctacaatagtcatatcctatacctctaagtattgaacattgtacagtaagagaaatttatttcttaacttatgcagatgatacttgattttgatactcatcatctctatggctctgtggtattaaggtccacagtcagtccggaggcagttggaaccataaactaaggctgtgagaacagaggctagagactatcagaaagctagagagggagtgtaacagtgtttactgatgaggaaaatatttccagatgttttctcccaagttggatattgcttacatagcaagtatttcaaaccacacctggtagtagattcagggagaaaatagaggattgaatctttctaaacaagacacttattgcccaggtgaggatagatctgagagagaagaaaagcttttatcttacaagaatagcatagataacattttagttgtgcaaactagaaattcaccttttttttttaagacagacacagtacttttatttatttttatgctgaggatcaaactcagtgcctcacacatgctaggtgagcactctaccactgagccacaaccccagtctgaaattcacctctctctttttttttttaaatctaagcttgcaattctcttaaaagtcattagtctaatcagtataattatttaattgatttttttcttccagtgtttgaacacaatcattctttagtttagggaagttaagagaatatagagttaaaagtaaggaaagaaaaagctaaagtcttttgttttttaggtgatcggaacgagaagatcaaagatcaaattaagcagatgatggatgtctctcaggtatagttctttgtaagagtcccatagtacctgtgaattcttcctgtgcctcacttttaagaatacctctcttttctgcaatttttagacaaaaactacaatatcagtagttgaagaggatctaaaacttttacaacttaagctaagagcctcgatgtccacaaaatgtaatctagaaggtgggttcttcttgagaagaaattgccatgttggaaagacttaaaaatttattggaaagataaagaatggcttcttgctttcatgcttcttacttttcttggcactactccctcaaacaagttcttaagtccttgtacacatatagagataagctgttttatcctttacagaccaaataaagaaattagaaagtgactgcaattcactacggtcttctaaagttggactggaagaggaatgcaaaactcttaggcagaaagtggagattttaaatgaactctaccagcaaaatgagatggcactaaaaaagtaagatttccattgtttgttattgttatcattgtgtgaactaacagataattttatctagtagagatttgtcttttttcctttgtgttttgtttcctataagttgcatttttctttccatcatcagtcttaagagtcctgaggtagttggaaccataaactaaggctgtgaggacatcgtaatcaattgtcaaattcatatgaaggcaagaagtggtaaactggtattaacagtcactgatgtggaaatacctctcaaagatctagaccctttctatgatcccactatttattttaatttcctttcattgtgatcagttatgtaattctaatattttgaacttgtatctctaactctggacctttaaaaatactgagtgttttggaatgacatgttttagtagaataaaaacttcaaaaaggaataatgtttacttattgatggtacaagttttggacttgagtatctcagatgttcacactaaaaattgaactgtggcaaggattttaggagttacgattacagaagtacttgtttgtagtatatatttatatattaatcttctcagtgtggagctagttattttttggaagttcctttgaagtttttaatccacaaaaaatacttgaattctctaaaaatagttttttttgtgtcagattttatttgtttgcacctgatttattaacaagatatatatatatatatatatcttgttaaagcaaagacagaccttcttatagacctaactatttttaggtGTTTTGAtttctgttgcctaattaatgcattaaatattgaaacctttccattaacttttctaaaattctgtgatctccaagcgacttttttagaatctcaaatttttgttcaggccagttctaaatgcctggcctgtttcaaagaaacatttctcattttatcacttttttttcaaaagaacacttgttttctctgtccctactagtaatatgaatgacctaaatggcaattaatt is a window from the Ictidomys tridecemlineatus isolate mIctTri1 unplaced genomic scaffold, mIctTri1.hap1 Scaffold_88, whole genome shotgun sequence genome containing:
- the LOC144374785 gene encoding transport and Golgi organization protein 1 homolog, producing the protein MKENEELMQKLSNYEQKMKESKKQVQETMKQNMILSDEATNYKDKMKLLEKAKELLDEGAKSLHVMLESEREQKAKNQDLIMENKKSIEKLKDVISVNTSELSELQILLTEAKLREEKVKLKCCQLQKENTMLKKEKEQLQQEVKDWSTSHAELSEQMKSFEKTQKDLQVALSQKDDTINALTDHVTQLNRFQCESESEDQSQDESDELTNGELAGDRNEKIKDQIKQMMDVSQTKTTISVVEEDLKLLQLKLRASMSTKCNLEDQIKKLESDCNSLRSSKVGLEEECKTLRQKVEILNELYQQNEMALKKKVSQEEYERLEKEQRLSAADEKVVSAVQEVKNYKRRIEEMEEALQKTKHSFKNQIAMHEKKAHDNWLKARSAERAIAEEKREVANLRQKLLEMTQKIAVRQDEPGIVKPMLGRPDLQNPPQRDSGCGPAHMNSSSRSSSPAKVTNEGKVHMAMKGPPPFSGVPFMGPQMGRPPPPPIWYGPPLQLGGPFGPRPIPPPFGPGMRPPIGFREYAPGVTPGKWDLPFDPRDFFPGPAPAPFRPLGSFGPREYFIPGAPLPPPTHGPQDYGPPPAAKDLMPSGFKDETPPNSQE